The genome window acaaaaatacactTCAGAAATGATTAATAGTAATATTGCTCGTCCATCCTAAAACAAGACTTAAAGTGTCCatcctgtcactcactcactgtctgtGTGCTTTTCACAAGACGTTGGAATTTTCTGCCTGCGTTCATTTGGAGAAGAGAAAAATAATACATTGTGATGTGTGACAACCGTTGGCAAAATTTTAAAGTCTAGACCTTTCTAGAAAGTGTGCTCTTACTGTCAGTTAGCCTGTGTTGTCCGTAACCGAATCTTGGGACTACTCCCAAGAGAGTATCACCCCCATAACCATTAATACAAACTTAAAAAGATGGTGCTCAACCTACTCACACAAAGAGATAGTAGTCTGCCCTGCAGAAATACTCCTACACTTTGCCAGATCTGCATATTAACATACGCATAGAACGTGTTACTTTGACTGTTTCTGGCTCAGCAGTGTTTGAGTTGGGCTGCTGCTCACCGCTACGAAGTGCCAGCACCTGAAATGTTCTACTTGTTCAGTTCCACCACCTAAATAAAGAGTACCGGCACCTAATTCAGTCCACTTCAAGCAAAGGCTCACTGCTCTAATATTTTCAAGATTACATTTTGGTTTGATGGACTGATTGTGGGGCCACCCAGGGGACAGCAGAATATAGTCCTTCAAATCCCCATGGCAACCTAAAAGTGTCAAAATCCACAAAGGCTTTTTTGTCATAGCAGGGTATCTGTTTTTCCCCTCTAACTCTACTGCATCACTCCATAATACAATTGTTTGGGATTATTAAACAGACTTCAACCTGACAACAAATCACACTATAATCTAATCAAGTAAGATCAATTGTCATCTCATGTCAACTCAAGAAGAAATAAATCCTATAACAggtttgaataaaaaaaatggcTCTAAATTGATACTAAGAGCTACAAATATGACCAACCATACTGGGAGGATACAGGACGGAGGGATAGTGAGAGGGAGGTAGTagagagagaaaattagaggagaggaggagggaaggttACAAGGTCTGGGTACGGATGGGTTCTCATCCAAACGTTTAGAAAACAATTCTTCTTGTCTTCCCTCCTTGTTTTTCCTCCTTCTTTCCTGCAGGACAGCCAACGATTGGCTGTGGGTCGGATCACATGAAGTACCATGCAGCCAATCCGGCGAGGGCGGCGACCCAGGCGGCGAATAGGACCTGGCCTGTGGGGTGTCTGAGGACGGCCATGGCCAGCTGACCGACGTACGCCGAGCCCCCACTGGCCGCTGAGATAGACAGAGGACAAAGAACACGGTCAGCAAACCTCCCACATTACCATGTGAAACACTCTTTTGCCATTTTTAACAGCACTAAGCCAGGCCAAGCAgtactgtactgcactggccTGGTTAGGGACCCACTGCAGTTGCTGGAGccatgctggaaaggacaatgtgaaaagtaAATATCCAAGCCAGCATGACAGTGTGGTAAGGGTATTGTGGTTCTAAATGCCAGCGTATTGCTAACATGGCACAACAACTCTTTCTTTCAGGTGGTTTTCTGGATCAAATCACTGTTTCCAGACAGAGCTTACAGGTGGTTTTCTGGATCAAATCACTGTTTCCAGACAGAGCTTACAGGAGGTTTTCTGGATCAAATCACTGTTTCCAGACAGAGCTTACAGGAGGTTTTCTGGATCAAATCACTGTTTCCAGACAGAGCTTTCAGGAGTTGTGTCAGCGTACCCATTTGTGCAGCGTAGTAGGGGCATTTGTTGATGTCTCCTCCGGTCCCATGGGCCCCGTGAACAGGCATGCCCGCGTCCATGACCTCTTCCTGGATATCCTTACCCATCTCCTCTAGCTCATCAAATACCTGACACCAAACACAGGGGAATACAGCTGGTTCATGTTCACTCAGCACAAAACAGAACAAAAAGGTCAAACAGGGAGGTACCATCTGAAAAGGTCCAATAAGGAAAGCTCATTTTTCTTTTTCACAACACTTTGGAACAGTTTGATATTGTGTGTCCTCATGAACACAATCTCTGAACTGAAACAGTAAGCTGAATTGTGTTGACCCAGAGTTTAGCACAAACAGTTTGACATTGTGACTGGGTCGGTGGGCGAGTGAAAGGAGTGATATTTCACTTAAGGAGGTGCCGCTGGTCAAAGAAATGGCCATGATGCAGAACCGTAATAACAATATGATCAAGTTCAACATCTGACATTCATGTAATGTAATCAGAAGCCAGATGTGAGGAAGTGAATTAATGATCATATCTGTGCACTTGAAATTGAAATATGAGAGATGGCGCATTGTCTGGCTACGCTCTCAGAACCAGTTGGCAGAGTGCTTACGGTGATAAGCACAAATCCAACCATCTGCTGTTGGCCAAAGACCCTAATTTTCCCTGGGCACAAGACTCTTATCTCCAAAGACAGGATCAATAGAGTGGCTGGTTACTGAGATCAAATGATTAATTAAATGATACAATACTGAGAAATGCAACTAAACTACCGTGGCCCTACCTCTGAAACTGAACTACCGTGGCCCTACCTCTGAAACTGAACTACCGTGGCCCTACCTCTGAAACTGAACTACCGTGGCCCTACCTCTGAAACTGAACTACCGTGGCCCTACCTCTGAAACTGAACTACCGTGGCCCTACCTCTGAAACTGAACTACCGTGGCCCTACCTCTGAAACTGAACTACCGTGGCCCTACCTCTGAAACTGAACTACCGTGGCCCTACCTCTGAAACTGAACTACCGTGGCCCTACCTCTGAAACTGAACTACCGTGGCCCTACCTCTGACACTAAATTAATGCGGCCTGGCTTCCTCTGAAAACAAAACgtctatttttatttaactaggcaagtcaggcaataacaaattcttatttacaatgacggtctactaCGGCCAAACCttgccctaacccggacgacgctgggccaattgtgcgccgccctacgggactcccgatcacgaccggctgtgatacagcccgagatTGAACCCGTATgtatgtagtgatgcctctaacactgcgatgcagtgccatagaccgctgcgccactcaaggaCCCACAGATATGAGATGGCAATATTTCCAACCATCACCTAGAAGGAATTATTAGAAGACCCACCACACCAGTAGGTGCAGCAGTCTCCGTTTACTGGAAGACCCACCACACCAGTAGGTGCAGCAGTCTCCGTTTACTGGAAGACCCACCACACCAGTAGGTGCAGCAGTCTCACTCTTAAATCAACCCCagctctatccctctcttcccttccttccCCTTCCTCACCTCCATGTTGAACTTAAAGGCCAGCACGGCCTCCGCCACCAGCCTGTCCTTGGTGGCCATGTCCAGCTCCAGCTCATTCATCCGGCTCCTGTACAGCTGCTTGAAGGCCTTGGCGCTGTGGATGCCGTCAAACTGGTAGAAGTAGACGCCCTCGCCCGTCGATGGCAGCTTCAGCGCCCGCTGGGCCACCTTCTTCAGCACCTGGCCCCCGGACAGGTCTCCCATGTAACGGGTGTAGGCATGGGCCACCAGCAAGACCGGCTCTTCCTGACCCACCTAAATACAAATACAACTTCACTGGCTTATGGTATTGTCAACCTCCCCTGGACTCCACACACACCAGAGGTTTGAAGCAGCACAGGGAGTCACAGTGCAGCACCCATGGAGTAGTGTTAGGTCTGAAGTGCCTTGCATAAAGGCACaatggtagtggatggtggtaatGTGAATCTGAAACCAGCAGCCCTCCAGTAGCCAGTTCAGCCCCCACTTTTTTCATCGTCCAGCCTGGGACTTGAACCAGCGACCTTCTGGTTACCGGTCCACCTCTCTAACCTCTGGGTTACTCACCTGGTGGATGCGTTCCACGTAGCGTTGCGTGGCTGGCGAGCAGCTGACCCGCTCCCGCCAGTCCTCACCATAGAAGTAGTCCAGGTCGCGGGACAGGGCGTCACGTCTATTCAGCTCTGGGAAGTAGAGCGGGGAGAAGTCAGGATGATCCTTGTTCCTCTCAATCTCCTCCTCCATGGCCTCGTAGGTGTAGTAGAGGGCCACATCACCcagctgagggggagagagatgcagaATTGTACCCCAAGACAAACATTTTAGTTGCAAATATTTTTCATTAATCCATGTTTGACAGTCCCTCAaatactgtgtgagtgtgtgtatgtgtgtcaacaTTCACGTTTTCAAGATACATCCCTTTCTGTATCCTGGCAAAGTCTCACAAAGTGAGGatgtcaaagcacttcatgttcTTTAAAGCCTTACAGGATATTGTTGTTCAGTACAGTGGTTGTTCATTACCAGTGGTGCTGAAAGACCAATCACCATTCTTAACAGTATTATCTTACAAAGTGTTTGCAAAGTGAGGATGTCAAAGTTAGATCAAAATGCCTACACCCTTAACTGACTGCTGTGGATAAGTCAGATAATGCATAATGTTCAAGACAGTGAATGCAGCAGTATTAAGTCTCAGAAAAGACTTAAGTGGCTGCTCTATTCTCCAGACTGACCTTGAAGAGCTCCTTGCGGATGCGCCCCCTGAGGAAGTCCTTGACAAACTGGGTGTTCTCCGCCTTCTCGTGAACCTCTTTGGTCCCGGCAGCCAGCAGTTCAGAAAGGTCTGTGGGGCTGTGGGGAGGGCACACTGGCTGACACCGCATGGGAAACTAGAGGCACACACTAACTACATGACCCATAGGGCTGGCTTCCTAAACCCAGATTAATCCTAGTTCTggagagaaaaaagaagaaaaaaattcaATGGAGCTTATTCTACATTGAGCATGCTTTTAACTCCAGGAGAAGGTTTAATCTGTGTTCAGGAAATGGGCCCATAGTGTTTTCGACTCTCCTCAGAAATAAAAGAGACAGACCAAATCTGACAGAACTGAAACATACCCTGCCCACACCCTGGCACTCAAACATACACATGAGAGGAGACCTCTCACTTCCAGAAACTGCCCAGCCCCCATCCATTTTCAGAAATAGCACTGAAGTGAAGTTAGACCATCCCAGATTTCTATACCTGAGAGTGTCTTCTGGCTCTTTCTCTGCGTACACCAGGCCTCCTCCATCAGCGGCACTCTCCGCCTTCACAGAGTCCTCCATCTTTTCTGCAGACAGCTTGGTCCTGTCACTCAGACAGACACTCTTTGCCAGTCTCTGCCAAAGACAGAACACCAAAACAAGACCCACACATTCAAAACTGACTCACTATTGAGTGGGTGGGGTAGCCTACATGAGAGCCACATAGCCTAGATATAGTATGTGCAGATAGATACAGAAGTAGTGCTTTTGTAAACAGATGCCCAAATGTCCATGACAATAGAGTCTTAAGGGATAGTTGGAGATTTTGACAACTAATCCATTGTTTCCATTTACCCaatcagatgaactcatggttatcatttgtatgtctctgcatgcagtttgaatgAAGTTGAAGGTAATTAGTGTTAACGGAGCAATTGCCAGCTAGCGTGAGTGTACTGACTGAAAGTCTATGGGATCAGCCAGCATGCTCCTCTGACTATGGGTATGCAGTCCTCACTGTGTTCTGATGAACAGTTTGACAGCTACCATAAACAGTAGCCCAATAAACCCATAAGAGGTGTTGCTTTTTTTTCAGAAACTGAAAATACAGAAAGGAAACATTTCTTAACTCCAAACAATAACGAGGTAAACCTAAAATTTAAGAACAACAAACGCAGAAAAACACTTCACATAACATTAGCCAAGTTAGAAAGCAGAACCATAGAACAgttgctttagctagctagctaacgtaagtTAACTCATAATAAGTGTAAAAATAATGCCACCACCTTGAAACATTTCTCTCACTGAATAATAGCTAACATTGTTCTGATACTTACAATGGGCATAAATGCAGAGAActgaaaataaacaaatgtaatGATTGCTGTTTtgacaatgtagctagctagctagcgatctCTGTTTGACAGAGCTGTTTGATTAGATTCATCGTCATGGTAACCACATGCCCCAAGTCTGCCTGCTAGCAGGGAATCTCTTTACATTCTAGATGACATTTACATTCTATTCAAGCAGTAAGGCAagaaggggtgtggtatatggtcaatataccattGCTAAGTGCTGTTCTTAAGcccgacgcaacgcggagtgcctggatacagcccttagctgtggtatattggctatataccacaaaGCCCCAAGttgctttattgctattataaactggttatcaacgttATTAGAACAGTAAAGCTGTTTTGTCATATAACACACGtgttatacggtctgatataccacggctttaagccaatcagcattcagagctcgaaccacccagtttataattacaaATAAAGACATTGGGTCCGTGACAATGCAAGTAGACAAATTTGCTCATTTGCCAAAATCTCAATCTATCCCTTTAATAGGAGCAGAAGTGCAGAAATTAGTGCAAACCCAGCACAACATATCACATCTGATACAACATAGCAaacagcatatatatatattctgatgAATCCTCGGCTCATGCCTGTATAAACTTAATATGGTAGAGTTTAAGCATAGTGGTGGGCATAGCTTACATCTTTGAGGGTGACAACCCAAACCATGATAATTAGCCAATTTCTTTGACTTATTATGACTTTGACTTATTATGAACTCAACTATTTGCTGAAGCAACATTCATTAAAACATCAAGAAGGGTCCATGAAATTAACATCTGGTCACACAAATCAGTACCGTTTGTTATTGCTGCCTGAAAACGTCTCATgtgccaagattgtgcaaggtTTTCTTGGAAGAGGCAAAAGAGCACTTAGGCTAATGTGAGTGGGTCTACTACTCTATTCTGCTACGAGCCAAAACATTTTGTTCATTGTTATTCTGCATGTAGCCTAAGACTACACCGTCTTCATGGTGTAAACAAAAGATTGGGTATATGATATAACGCGTTAATATCCTAGTGACAAGTAAAACCCAATTCAAACATCGCTCTACATTTAGAAGAAGAAAGCCTAAACAGAACATCAGCATTTGATACAGAGACTCTCCATCCAATGTCTTGTTGACATGTAGCCTAGTTATGACTAGCAAGAACATCAGTCCACAACACAGGTTAGGCTAGATCTATAGAATAAGCTCCACAGAAACACCTGAGACTTTTCAGATCAGTGTCACTTCAGTAACAGGAGCAGCGTACTACAATAAATACGACAATTATACGTAACTTCTGTGCCTTATGATATCAGGTCCAATCCACTTCAAGTCCACATGagacctcccgagtggcgcagcggtctaatgctCTGCATCACCGTGCTTGggacatcactacagacctgggttcgatcccgggctgtgtcgcagccagctgtgaccgagagacccatgaagcggcgcacaattggcccagtgtcatccaggttagggcagggtttggccggctggtaTGTCCTTGTcacatcgcactctagcgactcctgtggtgggccgggcgcatggTTGCCAGTTGTATGGTgtctcctctgacacattggtgcggctagcttctgggttaagcgagcagtgtgtcaagaagcagtacggcttggcagcgtcgtgttttggaggacgcatggctcttgacgtTCGCCTCTCTCGTACGGGAATTGcagagatgggacaagactaactaccaattgaatatcacgaaattggggagaaaaaggggttaataataaataaatatagtgtaacgaccctgggtttataagcgcggatatcgactctgccgctcgagcatgcttttggggcacagtcgatagcgcgctggacttcgggctagaaggtcgagggttcgagacctgctccctgtcagtgtgtgtgtgtgtgtgtgtgtaatatatatatatatatatatatatatatatatatatatatatatatatatatatatatatatatatatatatatatatatacatatatatatatatacatatatatacacacacacacacacatacatacatacatacatacataccacacACCATGCCTACCAGATAAGTTAGGGAGATGCAGTCGTCAATGCCGGCAAGGGAAGCAGTGACAATGCTCTTTTCTTACCAATGATGTGTTGTTGTCGTTGTCTTGGGCTGTTGGTGGTCACTGGTCAAACGTCCTCTGACAGTTGATTCAGCTGTGACCTTATTCCGAGTGCCAGAGATaagggaatgtgtgtgtgactttgGCAGCACTGACACACAAGTAACAACACAGTGAATTGCTGGCACAGCATAGCAGGGGCCTAGTATTAGGGGGCCCTAGTCGCTTCACATAGTAATGAGGGAAGTCAACAATCAAGAGGCCTGGAATTACACAGAGAGCCAGACAAAGGAGCTCATAGTACACACGTTGCTAGATGTTCAGTTATTCTTGtgtttactagctaactaactgtaaACTGTATCAAATAGTAGTTCTGGTTGTATCCATGATATTGTTCCAAGTTAACACTAGTTACATGCATTTGATCTAATGTGTCTTACATTCGAGGATATGGCAAGGGAAtattgctagctaactaacatcaGAATGTCTATGCTAACGTTGTAACAAAGACGCTAACTTGGCTAGCCACCACCAGCAGAGCAGTTAGCTAGTTCAACAATATAGCCCATGACATCAAGGCACTGAACTGGCAGCTGTTAGACATGTTCCATGCTAACTATCTATGTATAGTAGTTGCTAGTCTTTTGATGAAACAGTTTACAAGTGTTCTAACCAGCGCCAGCTAATTAAACAGTTGATACGTGCGTTACTTCAGGACGACAATGTGTCAATCATCTTAGAATAGCCGAATGTATTGTTTTGATGCTGTAGAACGCTAAATAACTCACATAGGGTTATCTAGCATCCTACTCTGCCCCTATTGTGCAGAGAATAAACATACAGTAGCTTACCTTCTCTGCGCACTCTGCGGAGCTCTTCTCCAATGTTGCTCAAAACATAGGAAATGCAGTGTTGcttattcttcttcttctttgagaTTGAGTTGGCTGGCCGCAACCAACTTTTATgtgcatacaccgccacctactgtactggagtttGAGTCCAGTCACGGCCAACCGACATTAACTTCCGGTAATACAAAATTGGGGGAAAAAGGAAAATTACCTTGGTAACTATTAGCCCTCACTAAAAAaacaccaccccattccactatttaatcTTATCTAATCCTACTCCAGGCCAGGAGTCTAAGAGGACAGAACACTACCACTCAACATCCCTGCAAGTCTTCTGCAGTAAAACCTTGCAATCCCAATAACTTCTCtacagctgccaccacaacctctattttctgtgttccatttctgcagtacagttgacAACCATGGCTATAAATGCCAAGAAACccaccttactgaagcacatatTATTCCCATCCCTATCTATTGGTCTCTGCCTACTCACAGAAACCTCATCATGTACACATCTTCCTCTACCGCTCTCTTCACTTCTTCAGCATATGGCACTTTCTGTACTAACGTtaatcactgacctcaacctgcctttctctcaccaGACATCTCCAATCTCCAGCCCCATGGGCAACCAACAGTTTACACACACAACTTTCTCCaccgatactacacattccttcaTGTCATGCCCACCTGCCCTTTCTCACATCTatgaatctccctcctacacactggtGCAAACCCTAAAACACAGGTGCATTGCAGTCTTGGGAACAATGTAAAAAGAAAGAGAATACGAGATTTTGAAAACTGAATTAGCCACGCTATGGCGCGCCACATTAACTGAATGCCGCAGTTACATTCACTTGTATAAATTAATGTGAGTCTGTTCGAATTAATTCATGAATTAATGGACTGAAGAGAGtctcatttttttattaattaattGTCAGGCAATGCTCTTTAAAAAGACAATGGCAGATTATTAATTTCCTTGTTTTTATCGTCACTAACAGAAAATCTGCAGGGTGTGCAATGGATCTGATTATCATGGTGGTGGGGATGGACTGATTTGTGATCAATACAATCATTGTGAGGGGCAGAGGAAGGGAAAGGTATGATAGGCACTGCATTGAACAGCTTTTAATCACAAGTTATAAACAGGAAAGAATGTGTGACTATAGGTAATGTGCTACTATATGCCTCATATAGTGGCTCAGTGTgcaccctgtggctcagttggtagagcatggtgtttgcaatgccagcttggtgtgtgcaatgccagggttgcgggttcgattcccacagggggccagtacaaaaaataaaaaataaaaaatgcatgaaatgaaatgtatgcattcactactgtaagtcgctctggataagagtgtctgctaaatgactaaaatgtaaatatgtaatATGTTACTATATGTAATATgttactatactgtatgtaatgtgtTACTATATGtaatcggctcttaaccaaccatgctattttgtttgtttttcgcaatgttcgtaacttgttttgtacataatgttgctgctaccatctcgtatgaccgaaaagagcttctggacatcagaactgcgattgctcacctcaaactcAACGAAGAGTTCTTCTTCAGTTAGTCGGAtgggagggatatactacagacacctgacCAGACCCAGATCCCCgttattcgctggagaaggaaactgagatttcgCGAAAAGAGATCatggtgccttgtgaggatcaggcaacAAGTGGCTAACCTGCCctccgtcctgctagctaacgttcaatcgctggaaaataaaagggatgaactgaaagcacgttcatcctaccaacgggacattaaaaactgtaatatcttatgtttcaccgagtcgtggctgaatgatgacattaagaacatacagctggaggGTTATACTttctatcggcaggacagaacagcaaccTCTgttaagacacggggcgggggcctatgcatttatgtaaacaacagctggtgcatgattgtcacaacttccaccaaagtcgatgcctctccttgttcgggcggtgtttggcggcgttcggtggtcttctagccatcatcaatccacttttcattttccatttgttttgtcttgtcttcccacacaccaggtttcaattccatcattacatgctgtgtatttaaccctctgttccccccatgtccttgtccggaattatTTATAgtaagtgcatgtgcacgttATCTGGTGTGTGACGTGTTTTGTTACCCATTGATTGTTTGTTCTATTTTctggtggtttttattattaaactgctccgttggaacacagtttttgctctcctgcgcctgacttctctgccgccagtatgcACCCTTTACAGAATTCCGGACCAactatatggagtcagcaggagcaggtaccccggggtATTGGGGTGGATGAGCGCGTCCGAgagcacgcagcaatgctccaccatcttggcaccgccatggactgcgttgtccagacaatggaccgctgggagagacagggagttctaccagcacctccaccagcacaaccggggtctccactactcgcccctccttctcctggtcccagtgggattcgtctctcccttccccaggAATATGATGGTacggctgcgaactgccaggggttcctgttgCAGCTAGACTTATACCTAGCAACCGTCCATCtggctccttcgggccgtgagagggtgtccgccctcgtctcgtgcctcaccgggaaagccctggagtgggccaacgccgtgtggaaaGAGGGAGATGCGGCATTGAACCAGTTTCAGGagtctcttccatctgaggcaggggacgaggagcgcccaggagttcgccctggagtttcGGACCatggctgccggcgcgggatggaacgacagggccctgatcgactaTTATCGCTGCTGTCTGCGCGAgtacgtccgtcgggagttggcctgcagagacaccaccctcacattcgaccagctggtggacctgtccatccggctggataacctgctggctacccgcggatgtTCAGATCAGGGTCTGTTGGTtcccccgcaccccctctccgttacccatggagctgggaggggcagtgcgcagggagaccggagggggttccagctcatgcaccatctgtggctgcagaggtcacactgccggtcggtgccgggttggttcctctgggtatCGAGGCAGCaagcagggcgctctggcgtcaccccaggtgagccggcaccattctcacccgtagccctctgttgcacatatgtttttgtatgtcacttttcctgagttttccccgcattcccagcataaggcgctcgtctaTTCAGGCGAGGCTGGGAATTCTATAGATAGATTGTTCGCCCATAgcttagggatccccattgttcctgtggctGTGCCCTTCCTCGTTcccgccttagatagtcgaccattagggtcagggttgattagggaggccaccgctcctttAGGTATGGTGacacaggggggtcacaaggagatcATTTGtttcttcc of Salmo trutta chromosome 1, fSalTru1.1, whole genome shotgun sequence contains these proteins:
- the LOC115206533 gene encoding heme oxygenase 2; translated protein: MEDSVKAESAADGGGLVYAEKEPEDTLSPTDLSELLAAGTKEVHEKAENTQFVKDFLRGRIRKELFKLGDVALYYTYEAMEEEIERNKDHPDFSPLYFPELNRRDALSRDLDYFYGEDWRERVSCSPATQRYVERIHQVGQEEPVLLVAHAYTRYMGDLSGGQVLKKVAQRALKLPSTGEGVYFYQFDGIHSAKAFKQLYRSRMNELELDMATKDRLVAEAVLAFKFNMEVFDELEEMGKDIQEEVMDAGMPVHGAHGTGGDINKCPYYAAQMAASGGSAYVGQLAMAVLRHPTGQVLFAAWVAALAGLAAWYFM